In a single window of the Candidatus Kuenenbacteria bacterium HGW-Kuenenbacteria-1 genome:
- the ftsW gene encoding putative lipid II flippase FtsW has product MLFPNFSKSHQPDYIFIITLFILIIFGLIALSSASTVISYQKFQDSYYFLKHQILFGLIPGLVFFFLALKINLNQLKKYSPILLIISILLLIAVLIPELGVNYGKARSWINIAGISFQPSELIKLFLILFLATWFEKKGEKIKSFSQSVLPFLFLLGIICFLIILQPDMGTMSVIVSIALMIFFVTNAKLQHFLLIILSGIGLLILLIKATPYRLARLTVFLNPTLDPLGIGYHINQAFLAIGSGGILGLGLGHSQQKFQYLPEVIGDSIFAIIAEELGFILSTGLIILFLILIFRGFKIAQNAPNEFTKLTAFGIISWFGFQAFINIAAMLGLAPITGIPLPFISYGGTSLAISLAAAGILINISKYTR; this is encoded by the coding sequence ATGCTTTTCCCTAATTTTTCTAAATCTCATCAACCCGATTATATATTTATAATTACTTTATTTATACTTATTATTTTTGGATTAATTGCTCTTTCTTCGGCTAGCACAGTAATCTCGTATCAAAAATTTCAAGATAGTTATTATTTTTTAAAACATCAAATTTTATTTGGCCTAATTCCAGGATTAGTGTTTTTTTTTCTTGCTTTAAAAATCAATTTAAATCAATTAAAAAAATATAGCCCTATTTTATTAATTATTTCTATTTTACTTTTAATTGCCGTACTTATCCCAGAACTTGGAGTAAATTATGGTAAAGCGCGAAGCTGGATTAATATTGCCGGTATTTCATTTCAACCCAGTGAATTAATAAAACTTTTTTTAATTCTTTTTTTAGCAACTTGGTTTGAAAAAAAAGGAGAAAAAATAAAAAGTTTTTCTCAAAGCGTTTTGCCGTTTCTTTTTCTTTTGGGAATTATTTGTTTTTTAATAATTCTACAACCAGACATGGGCACAATGTCCGTCATTGTTTCTATTGCTTTAATGATTTTTTTTGTCACCAATGCTAAACTTCAACATTTTTTACTAATTATTCTAAGCGGAATAGGATTATTAATATTATTAATTAAAGCTACTCCATATCGATTAGCGCGATTAACTGTTTTTTTAAACCCAACATTAGATCCATTAGGTATCGGATATCATATTAATCAGGCTTTTTTAGCAATTGGATCAGGTGGTATTTTAGGGTTAGGATTAGGGCATTCTCAACAAAAATTTCAATATCTTCCAGAAGTAATTGGTGATTCAATTTTTGCAATTATTGCTGAAGAATTAGGGTTTATTCTTTCAACAGGATTAATTATTTTATTTTTAATTTTAATTTTTAGAGGATTTAAAATTGCCCAAAATGCTCCTAATGAATTTACCAAACTCACAGCTTTTGGCATTATTTCTTGGTTTGGATTTCAAGCTTTTATTAATATAGCAGCTATGCTAGGATTAGCTCCTATTACTGGTATTCCCTTGCCATTTATTAGTTATGGTGGAACCTCATTGGCAATTTCTTTAGCTGCCGCTGGAATTTTAATAAATATTTCAAAATATACTAGGTAA
- the rplO gene encoding 50S ribosomal protein L15 encodes MLNLHNLKSTKGSRKKSKRIGRGGKRGSYSGRGMKGQKARSGGKKGLQLKGLKKMIQSIPKKRGFKSMHPKLEIVNIKQLSVKFKDDDIITPEILLKEKLVSKIKNGVKILGNGELKKKLIIKGCAISKFAKDKIEKAGGKVE; translated from the coding sequence ATGTTAAATCTACATAATTTAAAATCAACTAAAGGTTCAAGAAAAAAAAGCAAACGCATTGGCCGAGGAGGCAAACGCGGATCTTATAGTGGTCGAGGAATGAAAGGGCAAAAGGCTCGTTCTGGTGGTAAAAAAGGGTTACAATTAAAAGGATTAAAAAAAATGATTCAAAGTATTCCTAAAAAAAGAGGATTCAAAAGCATGCATCCTAAGTTGGAAATTGTTAATATTAAACAACTATCTGTAAAATTTAAAGATGATGACATAATAACGCCAGAAATTTTATTAAAAGAAAAGTTAGTAAGTAAAATTAAAAATGGAGTAAAAATTTTAGGTAATGGTGAATTAAAAAAGAAATTAATTATTAAAGGTTGTGCGATTTCAAAATTTGCAAAAGATAAAATAGAAAAAGCTGGTGGAAAAGTGGAATAA
- a CDS encoding 30S ribosomal protein S5, with protein sequence MERRNTKGFEKEEKEFEQKIIDLARVTRVTAGGKRMNFRACVAIGDLKGRCGVGVAKGEDVAIAINKAVAVAKKKMIFVPITEEGSIPYEIKEKFGAAKIFLKPAKKGTGLKAGSAVRMVLELTGIKNITSRILGSGNKMNNAKAVVNALSKFN encoded by the coding sequence ATGGAAAGAAGAAATACAAAAGGATTTGAAAAAGAAGAAAAGGAATTTGAACAAAAAATAATTGATTTGGCTCGAGTAACAAGAGTAACAGCAGGCGGAAAACGAATGAATTTTCGCGCTTGTGTTGCTATTGGAGATTTAAAAGGAAGATGTGGAGTTGGTGTTGCAAAAGGAGAAGATGTGGCTATTGCCATAAATAAAGCTGTAGCAGTAGCAAAGAAAAAAATGATTTTTGTGCCTATTACAGAGGAAGGAAGTATTCCTTATGAAATTAAAGAAAAATTTGGTGCTGCAAAAATTTTTTTAAAGCCTGCCAAAAAAGGAACAGGACTTAAAGCTGGAAGTGCTGTGCGAATGGTTTTGGAATTAACAGGAATAAAAAATATTACGAGTAGAATTTTAGGTTCTGGAAATAAAATGAATAATGCCAAAGCTGTTGTTAATGCATTAAGTAAATTTAATTAG
- a CDS encoding 50S ribosomal protein L18, whose translation MKNQQKIKQEKRIRRHKRIRTKIKGTNERPRLSVFRSNKQIYAQLIDDKKGFTLVAADGREIEKAKTEKQEVQKKEKEDELSVGVVVAYEVGKLIAQKALKNKIDQAVFDRGGYKYHGQVKAVADGAREGGLKF comes from the coding sequence ATGAAAAATCAACAAAAAATAAAACAAGAAAAAAGAATAAGACGACATAAACGTATTAGGACTAAAATAAAAGGAACAAACGAAAGACCGCGACTTTCTGTTTTTCGAAGTAATAAACAAATTTATGCTCAATTAATTGATGATAAAAAAGGTTTTACGTTGGTAGCGGCTGATGGTCGAGAGATTGAAAAAGCGAAAACAGAAAAACAAGAAGTACAAAAGAAAGAAAAAGAAGATGAATTAAGTGTTGGAGTTGTAGTAGCCTATGAAGTAGGAAAGTTGATTGCTCAAAAAGCGTTAAAAAATAAAATAGATCAAGCTGTTTTTGATCGAGGTGGATATAAATATCATGGTCAAGTTAAAGCGGTGGCAGACGGAGCAAGAGAGGGAGGATTAAAATTTTAG
- a CDS encoding 50S ribosomal protein L6: MSRVGKQPINISEGVDVKIENQNILIKGSKGELIQKIHPNVKIEQKDKELLINVQKPNNKKQRALWGLFQRLISNMVEGVTKGFEKKLEINGLGYKAEVVGDKLVLNVGFSHQVNFDISKNINIKVEKNVITISGFDKQLVGETAAQIRRIKKPEPYKGKGIKYVDEVVRRKAGKAAKTAGK, translated from the coding sequence ATGTCAAGAGTCGGAAAACAACCAATTAATATTTCAGAAGGAGTAGATGTAAAAATAGAAAATCAAAATATCCTTATTAAAGGATCAAAAGGTGAATTAATTCAAAAAATTCATCCAAATGTTAAAATTGAACAAAAAGATAAAGAATTATTAATTAATGTTCAAAAACCGAATAATAAAAAACAACGAGCTTTGTGGGGTTTATTTCAAAGATTGATTAGTAATATGGTTGAGGGAGTGACTAAGGGATTTGAGAAGAAATTAGAAATTAATGGTTTGGGATATAAAGCAGAGGTTGTTGGAGATAAATTAGTTTTAAATGTAGGATTTTCACATCAAGTGAATTTTGATATTTCTAAAAATATTAATATAAAAGTGGAAAAAAATGTAATCACGATTTCTGGCTTTGATAAACAATTAGTTGGAGAGACAGCAGCTCAAATTCGTAGAATTAAAAAACCAGAACCTTATAAAGGCAAAGGAATAAAATATGTAGATGAAGTGGTAAGAAGAAAAGCTGGAAAAGCGGCTAAAACAGCAGGGAAATAA
- a CDS encoding 30S ribosomal protein S8, translating to MTDPIADMLTRIRNALAVKKSEILMPFSKVKFNIAKVLEKERLIKNAEKINLFSEIDEKQKKKSETNFDQLKISLKYNKEGNSKIKKLKRISKPGCRIYTTKDKLPWVLNNLGIAIVSTSQGLMTNKEARKKGLGGEIMCEIY from the coding sequence ATGACTGATCCAATCGCAGACATGTTAACAAGAATTCGAAATGCTTTGGCTGTAAAAAAGTCAGAGATTTTAATGCCTTTTTCTAAGGTAAAATTTAATATTGCTAAAGTTTTAGAAAAAGAAAGATTAATAAAAAATGCGGAAAAAATTAATTTATTTTCTGAAATAGATGAAAAACAAAAGAAAAAATCTGAAACTAATTTTGATCAACTTAAAATTAGTTTAAAATATAATAAAGAAGGTAATTCTAAAATTAAAAAGTTAAAAAGAATTAGTAAACCAGGTTGTCGTATTTATACAACCAAAGATAAGTTGCCTTGGGTTTTAAATAATCTTGGAATAGCTATTGTTTCTACTTCTCAAGGATTAATGACAAATAAAGAAGCGAGAAAAAAAGGATTAGGAGGAGAAATTATGTGTGAAATTTATTAA
- a CDS encoding type Z 30S ribosomal protein S14 codes for MATQAQIIKSQRSLIKPKFSTRKVRRCWRCGRRHGYMRAFDLCRICFRKLANKGEIPGVRKSSW; via the coding sequence ATGGCCACACAAGCTCAAATTATAAAATCACAAAGATCGTTAATTAAACCGAAATTTTCTACAAGAAAAGTGCGACGCTGTTGGCGTTGTGGAAGAAGACATGGATATATGAGAGCATTTGATTTATGTAGAATTTGTTTTAGAAAATTAGCTAATAAAGGAGAAATTCCTGGAGTTAGAAAATCCAGTTGGTAA
- a CDS encoding 50S ribosomal protein L5, giving the protein MSLKEHYIKNVIPAMREKFQYKNILAVPKIEKVVINVGIGLGMKDKINVIENTLTRITGQKPVKTLAKKSISNFKIRQGAVIGMMVTLRGNKMYDFIDKLINIVLPRLRDFHGLIEKSIDKGGNFNLGFREHNVFSEINPDEIESLHGLEVTIVTTAKDKKEGLEFLKLLGFLFKKEKTKS; this is encoded by the coding sequence ATGTCTTTAAAAGAACATTACATTAAAAACGTTATCCCAGCTATGAGAGAGAAATTCCAATATAAAAATATTTTAGCTGTGCCTAAAATAGAAAAAGTGGTTATAAATGTTGGAATTGGTTTAGGAATGAAAGATAAAATAAATGTGATAGAAAATACTTTAACAAGAATTACTGGGCAAAAGCCAGTTAAAACTTTAGCAAAAAAATCGATTTCAAATTTTAAAATTAGACAAGGAGCGGTGATTGGAATGATGGTTACATTAAGAGGAAATAAAATGTATGATTTTATAGATAAATTAATTAATATTGTTTTGCCTCGACTTCGAGATTTTCATGGTTTAATAGAAAAATCTATAGATAAAGGAGGTAATTTTAATTTAGGTTTTCGAGAGCATAATGTTTTTTCAGAAATTAACCCAGATGAAATAGAAAGTTTGCACGGGCTAGAAGTAACAATAGTAACAACAGCAAAAGATAAAAAAGAAGGATTAGAATTTTTAAAATTATTAGGATTTCTTTTTAAAAAAGAAAAAACAAAATCTTAA
- a CDS encoding 50S ribosomal protein L24, with amino-acid sequence MKIKKGDKVKILTGKDIGKTGKILRVFLKKEKVVVEGLNLRVKHTRPKKEKEKGQKVLFPAPLNVSNAMLICSKCGKSTRVGYKILENKKKVRICKKCGEVI; translated from the coding sequence ATGAAAATAAAAAAAGGTGATAAAGTAAAAATTTTAACAGGCAAAGATATTGGGAAAACAGGAAAAATACTTCGAGTTTTTTTAAAAAAAGAAAAAGTAGTTGTAGAAGGGTTAAATCTTAGAGTTAAACATACTCGTCCTAAAAAAGAAAAAGAAAAAGGACAAAAGGTTTTATTTCCAGCTCCATTAAATGTTTCTAATGCAATGTTAATTTGTTCAAAATGCGGCAAATCTACACGAGTTGGTTATAAAATTTTAGAAAATAAAAAAAAGGTGAGGATATGTAAGAAATGTGGCGAGGTAATTTAA
- a CDS encoding 50S ribosomal protein L14 gives MIQHRSILKVADNSGAKKIMCIMVLGGFKKRYARIGDIITASVKEAQPRATVKKSDVVKAVIVRIRKETRRKDGTYIRFDENAAVIIDPKTKNPKGTRIFGPISRELRTKEFTKIISLAPEVL, from the coding sequence ATGATTCAACATCGTTCAATTTTAAAAGTAGCAGATAATAGCGGTGCAAAAAAAATAATGTGCATTATGGTTTTGGGTGGTTTTAAAAAAAGATATGCTCGAATAGGAGATATTATTACAGCATCTGTTAAAGAAGCACAACCACGAGCCACTGTTAAAAAAAGTGATGTTGTTAAAGCTGTTATTGTTAGAATAAGAAAAGAAACAAGAAGAAAAGATGGAACTTATATTAGATTTGATGAAAATGCCGCGGTAATTATAGATCCAAAAACAAAAAATCCAAAAGGAACGCGCATTTTTGGTCCAATATCAAGAGAGTTGCGTACAAAAGAATTTACCAAAATAATTTCTCTTGCGCCAGAAGTGCTTTAA
- the rpsQ gene encoding 30S ribosomal protein S17 — MENIKNKKSIKRTFQGIVVSDKMDKTIVARVDRIKIHPKYKKRYKVSKRYKVHDPENKYKTGDKVIFIECRPLSKEKKWKVKEEQNNIPNV, encoded by the coding sequence ATGGAAAATATTAAAAATAAAAAATCTATAAAAAGAACTTTTCAGGGGATTGTGGTAAGCGATAAAATGGATAAAACTATTGTGGCTAGAGTTGATCGTATTAAGATTCATCCAAAATATAAAAAACGTTATAAGGTAAGTAAGCGTTATAAGGTTCATGATCCAGAAAATAAATACAAAACAGGAGATAAGGTAATTTTTATTGAATGTCGGCCATTAAGTAAAGAAAAAAAATGGAAAGTTAAAGAAGAACAAAATAATATTCCTAATGTTTAA
- the rpmC gene encoding 50S ribosomal protein L29, with translation MKIKELKQKSEVELQKLLQESREKLRELRFKIALKQLKKVRNIRDVKKLIARILTLLNKKD, from the coding sequence ATGAAAATTAAAGAATTAAAACAAAAATCAGAGGTTGAATTGCAAAAATTACTTCAAGAATCACGAGAAAAATTACGTGAATTAAGATTTAAAATTGCTTTAAAACAATTAAAAAAAGTTAGAAATATAAGAGATGTAAAAAAATTAATTGCCAGGATATTAACTTTATTAAATAAAAAAGATTAA
- a CDS encoding 50S ribosomal protein L16: MLMPKKTKHRKWHQQAGMSGKKASSMTKVSFGSFGLKSLEKKWITSRQIESARKVIVQFIRRGGKIWIRIFPHKPVTLKNSEVPMGSGKGPVDHYVAVVKPGTVMFEMDGIPEDKAKEAMKLASYKLPIKTKFVIR; encoded by the coding sequence ATGTTAATGCCGAAAAAAACAAAACATAGAAAATGGCACCAGCAAGCCGGAATGTCTGGAAAAAAAGCTTCTAGTATGACTAAGGTAAGTTTTGGTTCTTTTGGTTTAAAATCTTTAGAAAAGAAATGGATTACTTCGAGACAAATTGAATCTGCAAGAAAAGTAATAGTTCAATTTATTCGCCGAGGAGGCAAAATTTGGATTAGAATTTTTCCACATAAACCAGTAACTCTTAAGAATTCCGAAGTTCCTATGGGAAGTGGCAAAGGTCCTGTTGATCATTATGTAGCAGTGGTTAAACCAGGAACAGTAATGTTTGAAATGGATGGAATTCCAGAAGATAAAGCGAAAGAAGCAATGAAATTGGCGAGTTATAAATTACCAATTAAGACTAAATTTGTAATAAGATAA
- a CDS encoding 30S ribosomal protein S3 gives MGHKVNPKIFRIQTIYTWSSKWFSFKKKYRDNLREDILIKEELYEKLKKAGIDKVEIERFGDEIRVLAYVAKPGLIIGRKGEGIEEIKKQIQKKILKDEKKNLKINILEVREFSLSANIIAQSIVSDLEKRIPFRRTMKQTILRVKKAGSKGIKLVLSGRLNGAEIARAEKLTDGKLPLHTLRADIDYAQETARTTYGAIGVKVWIYKGEIFNNQTIKNE, from the coding sequence ATGGGCCATAAAGTAAATCCAAAAATTTTTCGTATTCAAACAATATATACATGGAGTTCAAAATGGTTTTCTTTTAAAAAAAAATATCGAGATAATTTACGAGAAGATATTTTAATCAAAGAAGAGTTATATGAAAAATTAAAAAAAGCAGGAATAGATAAAGTTGAAATTGAAAGATTTGGAGATGAAATTAGAGTTTTGGCTTATGTAGCTAAGCCAGGGTTGATTATTGGAAGAAAAGGAGAAGGTATAGAAGAAATTAAAAAACAAATACAAAAAAAAATATTAAAAGATGAGAAAAAAAATCTTAAAATAAATATTTTAGAGGTAAGAGAATTTTCTTTATCAGCAAATATAATAGCTCAAAGCATAGTTTCTGATTTAGAAAAAAGAATTCCTTTTCGACGAACAATGAAACAAACAATTCTTAGGGTGAAAAAAGCTGGATCTAAAGGAATTAAATTAGTATTAAGTGGACGTTTAAATGGAGCAGAAATTGCTCGAGCAGAAAAATTAACAGACGGAAAACTTCCTTTACATACTTTACGAGCAGATATTGATTATGCTCAAGAAACTGCGCGTACTACTTATGGCGCTATTGGAGTGAAAGTTTGGATATATAAAGGAGAGATATTTAATAATCAAACAATAAAGAATGAATAA
- a CDS encoding 50S ribosomal protein L22: MEIKTKEKKKPIKIDAKAKYIRISSKKIRLVINVIRGMDVDKAEDQLKFITKRACQPILKLLNSAITNAEHNFDLKKKNLYIKEITVNQGPTLDRWMPRAFGRGAPIRKRTSHITIVLDKKNEEKINNFDQEIKEKEKEGKIIQVETVEDKKNSIKDTSLIKRPEAKKIKEKDKHSFAKKIFRRKTG, from the coding sequence ATGGAAATTAAAACAAAAGAAAAGAAAAAACCAATAAAAATTGATGCCAAAGCAAAATATATTCGAATTTCTTCTAAAAAAATTCGATTAGTTATAAATGTGATTCGCGGGATGGATGTTGATAAAGCAGAAGATCAATTAAAATTTATTACTAAAAGAGCTTGTCAGCCAATTTTAAAATTATTAAATTCAGCTATTACTAATGCCGAGCATAATTTTGACTTAAAGAAAAAAAACCTATATATTAAAGAAATAACAGTTAATCAAGGTCCTACTTTGGATCGTTGGATGCCTCGTGCTTTTGGTCGTGGCGCGCCAATTAGAAAAAGAACCAGTCATATTACAATAGTTCTTGATAAAAAAAACGAAGAAAAAATTAATAATTTTGATCAAGAAATTAAAGAAAAAGAAAAAGAGGGAAAAATTATTCAAGTAGAAACAGTTGAGGATAAAAAAAATTCTATTAAAGATACCTCTTTAATAAAAAGACCTGAAGCAAAAAAAATAAAAGAAAAAGATAAACATAGTTTTGCAAAGAAAATATTTAGACGTAAAACAGGATAG
- a CDS encoding 30S ribosomal protein S19: MSRSLKKGPYLDPKLLKKVSNLKQGDKTIIKTWKRSCTIAPEMVGFTFGVHNGKIHIPVFVIENMVGHKLGEFSLTRKFVKHGGKIQKDQEQKASTAVRKTVKQEKKK, encoded by the coding sequence ATGTCTCGTTCACTTAAAAAAGGTCCATACTTGGATCCCAAATTATTAAAAAAAGTATCCAATTTAAAACAAGGCGATAAAACGATAATTAAAACTTGGAAACGAAGTTGTACTATTGCACCTGAAATGGTAGGTTTTACATTTGGAGTTCATAATGGGAAAATTCATATTCCAGTATTTGTTATAGAAAATATGGTAGGACATAAATTAGGAGAATTTTCTTTAACAAGAAAATTTGTTAAACATGGAGGAAAAATACAAAAAGATCAAGAACAAAAAGCGTCTACAGCAGTTCGTAAAACAGTAAAACAAGAGAAAAAAAAGTAA
- a CDS encoding 50S ribosomal protein L2, translating into MIKIYKPTTPSRRKMSIVDTRGLTKKRPEKSLIRIKKKKSGRSCGKITVRHQGSGEKRYYRIIDFKRDRFDMKANVIALEYDPNRSARIALLEYEDKKKGYIIAPNELKIGDEVMSSKLQIEIKIGNCLPLKYIPTGIFIHNIELQPGKGAEIVRSAGTSALIQSMEGKYVQLKMPSKEIRLVLKECLATIGQVGNIDHNNIRIGKAGRKRHMGIRPSVRGKAMNPVDHPHGGGEGQCPIGLKHPKTPWGKCALGVKTRKKKKWSNKLIIQRRKK; encoded by the coding sequence ATGATTAAAATTTATAAACCTACAACTCCATCAAGAAGAAAAATGTCTATTGTAGATACGAGAGGATTAACCAAAAAAAGACCGGAAAAATCTTTAATTAGAATAAAAAAAAAGAAATCTGGACGATCATGTGGGAAAATTACAGTTAGACATCAAGGTAGCGGAGAGAAAAGATATTATCGAATTATAGATTTTAAAAGAGATAGATTTGATATGAAAGCAAATGTCATTGCTTTAGAATATGATCCCAATCGTTCAGCTCGGATTGCTTTGTTAGAATATGAAGATAAGAAAAAAGGATATATTATCGCGCCAAATGAATTAAAAATAGGAGATGAAGTCATGTCTTCAAAATTACAAATAGAAATTAAAATTGGAAATTGTTTGCCATTAAAATACATTCCAACAGGAATATTTATTCATAATATAGAATTACAACCTGGAAAGGGAGCAGAAATTGTTAGATCGGCTGGAACTTCAGCCCTTATTCAATCTATGGAAGGGAAATATGTTCAATTAAAAATGCCGTCCAAAGAAATAAGGTTGGTTTTAAAAGAATGTTTAGCCACAATTGGACAGGTGGGGAATATAGATCATAATAATATAAGAATTGGTAAGGCCGGACGTAAACGTCATATGGGAATAAGACCAAGTGTTCGAGGTAAGGCGATGAATCCAGTTGATCATCCTCATGGTGGAGGTGAAGGTCAATGTCCAATTGGATTAAAGCATCCAAAAACTCCTTGGGGCAAATGTGCTTTAGGAGTTAAAACAAGAAAGAAAAAGAAATGGAGTAATAAATTAATTATACAAAGAAGAAAGAAATAG
- a CDS encoding 50S ribosomal protein L23 — protein MKIFDKIKKTIKEEKKEIKKPEVKKRIGNDKLNYKDAYRILVKPINTEKSTNLTALNQHVFEVTGNSNKIEIKKAIQAVYNVKPISVNIIKTKGKNVKHGKTKGKTKARKKAIITLKQGEKIENY, from the coding sequence ATGAAAATTTTTGATAAAATAAAAAAAACAATAAAAGAAGAAAAAAAAGAGATAAAAAAACCAGAAGTAAAAAAAAGGATTGGAAATGATAAATTGAATTATAAAGATGCTTATCGAATTTTAGTTAAACCTATTAATACTGAAAAATCTACTAATTTAACAGCATTAAATCAGCATGTTTTTGAAGTTACAGGGAATTCAAATAAAATAGAAATAAAAAAGGCTATTCAGGCTGTTTATAACGTAAAGCCAATAAGTGTTAATATTATAAAAACAAAAGGGAAAAATGTGAAACATGGGAAAACAAAAGGAAAAACAAAAGCTCGAAAAAAAGCAATTATTACATTAAAACAAGGAGAAAAGATTGAAAATTATTAA
- a CDS encoding 50S ribosomal protein L4, which yields MSKITIYNQEGNRVEEQELNSTIFDVKINPEVIHQVIVAQMANARQVLAHTKTRGEIRGGGKKPWKQKGTGRARAGTIRSPLWKGGGIVFGPSKERNFSKKVNKKMKKKALFMVLADKVKSDWMITLDKLELTEGKTKEILKVLENLNKLFQSTEEEKQKKEKILIVIENKNENLIRATKNISRIGTIRADCLNIVDLLKYKYLLITKKGIQKIEKTYLKMQD from the coding sequence ATGTCAAAAATTACAATATATAATCAAGAAGGAAATAGAGTTGAAGAACAAGAATTAAATTCAACTATTTTTGATGTAAAAATAAATCCAGAGGTTATTCATCAAGTAATAGTGGCTCAAATGGCAAACGCAAGACAAGTTTTAGCGCATACTAAAACACGAGGTGAAATTCGAGGTGGTGGGAAAAAACCATGGAAACAAAAAGGAACTGGACGCGCTAGAGCAGGAACAATTCGTTCTCCGCTTTGGAAAGGCGGGGGAATAGTTTTTGGTCCTTCAAAAGAAAGAAATTTTTCTAAAAAAGTAAATAAAAAAATGAAAAAAAAGGCACTTTTTATGGTTTTGGCAGATAAAGTAAAAAGTGATTGGATGATTACTTTAGATAAATTAGAGTTAACGGAAGGCAAGACCAAAGAAATTTTAAAAGTATTGGAAAATTTGAATAAATTATTTCAATCAACAGAAGAAGAAAAACAAAAGAAAGAAAAAATATTAATTGTTATTGAAAACAAAAATGAAAATTTAATTCGTGCTACAAAAAATATTTCTAGAATAGGAACAATTAGAGCAGATTGTTTAAATATAGTAGATTTATTGAAATATAAGTATTTATTGATTACAAAAAAAGGCATTCAGAAGATAGAGAAAACATATTTAAAAATGCAAGACTAA
- a CDS encoding 50S ribosomal protein L3, with protein MKFILGKKIEMSQIFDEQNNVVPITILQAGPCVVIQVKNQEKDKYEAIQIGFQEKKKINKPITGHLKNLGNFKYIKEFRDKEKKIMKNEKDEYKIGDKIDVSTFKVGDIIKASAISKGKGFQGVVKRHGFHGSPATHGHKDQLRMPGSIGSTEPARVFKGTRMGGHMGNRRVTTKNLKVVLIDLEKNLLILKGAVPGARNGLVEIVSL; from the coding sequence ATGAAATTTATTTTAGGAAAAAAAATTGAAATGTCGCAAATATTTGATGAACAAAATAATGTTGTTCCAATAACCATTTTACAAGCTGGACCTTGTGTTGTGATTCAAGTTAAAAATCAAGAAAAAGATAAATATGAAGCCATTCAAATTGGATTTCAAGAAAAGAAAAAAATAAACAAACCAATAACAGGACATTTGAAAAATTTAGGAAATTTTAAATATATTAAAGAATTTAGAGATAAAGAAAAAAAAATAATGAAAAATGAAAAAGATGAATATAAAATTGGAGATAAAATTGATGTCTCAACTTTTAAAGTTGGAGATATTATTAAAGCAAGCGCTATATCAAAAGGAAAGGGATTTCAAGGGGTAGTAAAAAGACATGGATTTCATGGATCACCTGCTACACATGGACATAAAGATCAATTGCGTATGCCTGGATCTATTGGATCAACTGAGCCAGCTCGAGTTTTTAAAGGAACTCGAATGGGTGGACATATGGGAAATAGAAGAGTTACAACAAAAAATCTTAAAGTGGTTTTAATTGATCTTGAAAAAAATTTATTAATTTTAAAAGGAGCAGTTCCAGGAGCGAGAAATGGATTAGTGGAAATCGTTAGTTTATAA